In Bradyrhizobium guangxiense, the following are encoded in one genomic region:
- a CDS encoding ribokinase → MILVFGSLNIDLVAQVPAIPGPGRTVLAPSYQRHFGGKGANQAVAAARIAGPDRVRMAGRVGRDGFGDSAIQNLRTNGVDTDLVVRADEPTGCAFITVDQAGENAITVASGANMEAGADDLPAELFCSDTVLVLQMEVPFAEALKAARRTNSASGIVIWNFAPVPEKMTSAMVTELLAATDYLLVNEHEALDAARAIGLSPSHYEAAAAELARTGGLTCIVTAGPQGALAVAADGTRLRAPAPRITPVDTTGAGDTFVGVFAAMLGEGVALQRVLAVSCEAAALKCLTTGAQTGMPMRSALASLA, encoded by the coding sequence ATGATCCTGGTGTTCGGGTCGCTCAACATCGATCTGGTCGCGCAGGTGCCGGCCATTCCCGGCCCGGGCCGGACGGTGCTCGCACCGTCCTACCAGCGCCATTTCGGCGGCAAGGGCGCCAACCAGGCCGTGGCTGCCGCGCGAATAGCGGGCCCTGACCGCGTCCGCATGGCGGGCCGCGTCGGCCGGGACGGATTTGGCGACAGCGCAATCCAGAACCTGCGCACAAACGGCGTCGATACCGATCTCGTCGTCCGGGCCGACGAGCCGACGGGCTGCGCGTTCATCACGGTCGATCAGGCCGGCGAAAATGCCATCACGGTGGCCAGCGGCGCCAACATGGAGGCTGGAGCCGACGACCTCCCCGCCGAGCTTTTCTGCTCCGACACGGTGCTGGTGCTTCAGATGGAAGTGCCGTTCGCAGAGGCGCTGAAAGCCGCGCGCCGCACCAATTCAGCCTCCGGGATCGTCATCTGGAATTTCGCGCCGGTTCCGGAGAAGATGACCAGCGCGATGGTGACGGAGCTGCTCGCGGCGACCGACTATCTCCTCGTCAACGAGCACGAGGCGCTCGATGCCGCCAGGGCCATCGGCCTGTCTCCATCTCATTACGAAGCCGCAGCCGCGGAGCTCGCGCGGACCGGCGGCCTCACCTGCATCGTCACCGCCGGCCCGCAAGGCGCCCTGGCTGTCGCAGCGGACGGAACCCGTTTGCGCGCACCCGCCCCACGCATCACGCCGGTGGACACCACCGGCGCCGGCGACACCTTCGTCGGCGTGTTTGCGGCCATGCTGGGCGAAGGCGTGGCGCTGCAACGCGTGCTCGCCGTGAGCTGCGAAGCCGCGGCCTTGAAGTGCCTCACGACCGGTGCGCAAACCGGCATGCCGATGCGCAGCGCATTGGCCTCCCTCGCCTAA
- the rpiB gene encoding ribose 5-phosphate isomerase B — MRLVIGSDHAGWPLKQTVIDHIRKLGHDVVDVGSYDDKPVDFPDIARAVAQKVTSGEAARGIMVCGTGVGASIAANKMKGIRAAVCHDVHSAHQSVEHDDVNVMCIGAQIVGAWLAVDLVSSYLAAEFSTDEDFRRRVEKLRIMDEQG; from the coding sequence ATGCGTCTCGTCATCGGATCCGACCACGCCGGCTGGCCGCTCAAGCAGACCGTCATCGACCACATCCGCAAGCTCGGCCATGACGTCGTCGACGTCGGCTCCTATGACGACAAGCCGGTGGATTTCCCCGATATCGCGCGGGCGGTGGCACAGAAGGTCACCTCGGGCGAGGCCGCGCGCGGCATCATGGTGTGCGGCACCGGCGTCGGCGCCTCGATCGCCGCCAACAAGATGAAGGGGATCCGTGCGGCGGTCTGCCACGACGTCCATTCGGCTCACCAGAGCGTCGAGCATGACGACGTCAATGTCATGTGCATCGGCGCGCAGATCGTCGGCGCCTGGCTCGCCGTCGATCTCGTCTCCTCATATCTCGCTGCCGAATTCTCCACGGACGAAGACTTCCGTCGCCGGGTAGAGAAACTGCGCATCATGGACGAGCAAGGCTGA